The Bacillus carboniphilus genome contains a region encoding:
- a CDS encoding sigma-w pathway protein ysdB, with amino-acid sequence MVIVLRIVLIGLFIFFIYTAFKYILNPKRKLDLSQEQKRYYLLDNREHVQKNMQLTYKGALFEGEKYLGTTEQSFEVISIFIWCKKEEQLQGLQ; translated from the coding sequence ATGGTCATCGTATTAAGAATTGTATTAATAGGCTTATTCATTTTCTTCATTTATACTGCCTTTAAATATATTTTAAATCCTAAACGAAAGCTTGATCTATCACAGGAACAAAAGCGGTATTATCTTTTAGATAACCGAGAACATGTACAGAAGAATATGCAGCTTACGTATAAAGGTGCTTTATTTGAAGGAGAGAAATATTTAGGTACTACGGAACAATCCTTTGAAGTCATCTCGATTTTTATTTGGTGCAAAAAAGAAGAACAACTTCAAGGGCTTCAATAG
- the rpmI gene encoding 50S ribosomal protein L35 yields the protein MPKMKTHRGAAKRFKKTGSGKLKRSRAYTSHLFANKSTKQKRKLRKATVVSKGDFKRIRHLLDNLK from the coding sequence ATGCCTAAAATGAAAACTCATCGTGGCGCTGCAAAGCGTTTTAAAAAGACTGGATCAGGTAAACTAAAACGTTCTCGCGCTTACACAAGCCATTTATTTGCGAATAAATCAACTAAACAAAAACGCAAGCTTCGTAAAGCTACTGTTGTAAGTAAAGGTGACTTCAAACGTATTCGTCATTTGTTAGACAATCTTAAATAA
- the infC gene encoding translation initiation factor IF-3 gives MIVNEGIRAREVRLIGANGDQLGIKSRQEALEIATRANLDLVLVAPGAKPPVARIMDFGKYRFEQQKKEKEARKNQKVIHLKEVRLSPTIEEHDFNTKLRNARKFLEKGDKVKASIRFKGRAITHKEIGQRVLDRFSQECADLSTIESAPKMDGRSMFLVLAPNTEKK, from the coding sequence ATGATTGTAAACGAGGGCATTCGTGCTCGTGAAGTTCGTCTAATTGGAGCAAATGGTGATCAATTAGGAATTAAATCTCGTCAAGAAGCTTTAGAAATTGCTACACGTGCAAACTTAGACTTAGTTTTAGTTGCACCTGGTGCCAAACCACCTGTTGCAAGAATTATGGACTTTGGTAAATACCGTTTCGAGCAACAGAAAAAAGAAAAAGAAGCACGTAAAAATCAAAAAGTGATTCACTTGAAAGAGGTTCGCTTAAGTCCGACAATTGAAGAACATGACTTTAACACAAAATTACGTAATGCGCGTAAATTCCTTGAAAAAGGCGATAAAGTTAAAGCGAGTATTCGATTCAAAGGTCGTGCCATTACCCATAAAGAAATTGGTCAACGCGTGTTAGATCGATTTTCTCAAGAGTGTGCTGACTTAAGTACGATTGAATCGGCTCCAAAAATGGACGGACGTAGTATGTTCTTAGTTCTAGCACCTAATACAGAAAAGAAATAA
- the thrS gene encoding threonine--tRNA ligase, with product MSMIELTFPDGNKKEFEQGTTTEEVAASISPGLKKKALAGMIDGELLDLRFPILQSGKIEIVTPDHEKALEILRHSTAHLMAQAIKRLYDNVKLGIGPVIDGGFYYDIDMEESLTPEDLPKIEKEMKKIIGENLVVERKELPRDEVKNIYEGIGDELKLELIDDIPEGEVLSIYEQGEFFDLCRGVHVPSTSKIKEFKLLNLAGAYWRGDSNNKMLQRIYGTAFFKKADLEEHLRLLEEAKERDHRKIGKELKLFTNSDKVGQGLPLWLPKGATIRRIVERYIVDKEEKLGYQHVYTPVLGSVDLYKTSGHWEHYQDDMFPAMSMDNEDLVLRPMNCPHHMMVYKHEMHSYRELPIRIAELGTMHRYEMSGALSGLQRVRGMTLNDAHIFVRPDQIKDEFIRVVRLVEEVYKDFGLNDYSFRLSYRDPEDKEKYFDDDQMWEKAQEMLKAAMDELDVDYYEAEGEAAFYGPKLDVQVKTALGKEETLSTVQLDFLLPEKFDLTYVGEDGKHHRPVVIHRGVVSTMERFVAFLIEEYKGALPTWLAPVQVQVIPVSPSIHLDYAKQVEEKLQQKGLRVEVDSRDEKIGYKIREAQMQKTPYMLVVGDNEVEEHTVNVRKYGEQKSETVDFNMFIERISEEVNR from the coding sequence ATGTCAATGATTGAACTAACATTTCCAGATGGCAATAAGAAAGAGTTTGAACAAGGTACAACAACAGAAGAAGTTGCTGCTTCAATAAGTCCAGGTCTAAAGAAAAAAGCTCTTGCTGGAATGATTGATGGAGAACTACTAGATTTACGCTTCCCAATTCTTCAAAGCGGAAAGATTGAAATTGTCACTCCAGATCATGAGAAAGCTCTTGAGATTCTTCGTCATAGTACAGCTCACTTAATGGCCCAAGCGATTAAAAGGCTATATGACAACGTAAAACTTGGCATTGGACCTGTCATTGATGGAGGCTTTTATTACGATATTGATATGGAAGAATCGTTAACACCTGAAGACCTTCCGAAAATAGAAAAAGAAATGAAAAAAATCATTGGTGAAAATCTCGTTGTTGAACGAAAAGAGCTTCCAAGGGATGAAGTGAAAAACATATATGAAGGCATTGGTGATGAATTAAAACTTGAGTTAATTGATGATATCCCTGAAGGTGAAGTACTGTCTATTTATGAGCAAGGAGAATTTTTTGACCTTTGCCGAGGGGTACATGTGCCATCAACTAGTAAAATTAAGGAATTTAAATTACTAAATTTAGCGGGTGCCTATTGGCGTGGAGATAGTAACAATAAGATGCTACAACGTATTTATGGAACAGCCTTTTTCAAAAAAGCTGATTTAGAAGAGCACCTTCGTTTGCTTGAGGAAGCAAAAGAACGTGACCATAGAAAGATTGGAAAAGAATTAAAGCTATTCACAAATTCTGATAAAGTTGGACAAGGATTGCCGTTATGGCTTCCAAAAGGGGCAACGATTCGAAGAATTGTTGAGCGCTACATTGTCGATAAAGAAGAAAAGCTTGGCTATCAACACGTTTATACTCCTGTATTAGGAAGTGTTGACTTGTATAAAACGTCAGGACATTGGGAGCATTACCAAGATGATATGTTTCCGGCGATGTCGATGGATAATGAAGATTTAGTATTACGTCCGATGAATTGCCCACATCATATGATGGTTTATAAACATGAGATGCATAGTTACAGAGAGCTTCCAATTCGAATTGCCGAGCTAGGGACAATGCATCGCTATGAAATGTCAGGTGCGTTAAGCGGCTTACAAAGAGTAAGAGGAATGACATTGAATGATGCTCATATCTTTGTCCGTCCTGACCAAATTAAAGATGAATTTATTCGTGTCGTACGATTAGTGGAAGAGGTATACAAAGACTTTGGTCTTAACGATTACTCGTTCCGCCTTTCTTACCGTGATCCAGAAGACAAAGAAAAATATTTTGATGACGATCAAATGTGGGAAAAAGCACAAGAGATGTTAAAGGCAGCAATGGATGAGTTAGATGTTGACTATTATGAAGCAGAGGGTGAAGCGGCCTTTTACGGACCGAAGCTTGATGTTCAAGTAAAAACGGCTCTTGGTAAGGAAGAAACATTATCAACGGTCCAGCTTGATTTCTTATTGCCAGAGAAATTTGATCTGACTTACGTAGGTGAAGATGGGAAGCATCATAGACCGGTTGTTATTCACCGCGGAGTTGTCTCAACGATGGAACGTTTTGTCGCCTTTTTGATTGAGGAATATAAAGGAGCTTTACCGACATGGCTTGCACCGGTTCAAGTTCAAGTGATTCCAGTATCTCCTTCTATTCATCTAGATTATGCAAAACAAGTAGAAGAAAAACTGCAACAAAAAGGGTTAAGAGTAGAGGTCGATAGTAGAGACGAAAAAATTGGCTATAAGATTCGTGAGGCCCAAATGCAAAAAACACCTTATATGCTTGTTGTAGGAGATAACGAAGTTGAAGAGCATACAGTAAATGTGAGAAAATATGGTGAGCAAAAATCTGAAACCGTCGATTTCAATATGTTTATTGAGCGAATTTCCGAGGAAGTCAATCGCTGA
- the ytxC gene encoding putative sporulation protein YtxC translates to MQISFSTEQEAQSVYKWIKKRKEDKPDSVMDVSLTNESIISCHFTDSALFVSHILTPVFIQYFHYFKDTGIILTIVEQKYLFLDLDEQQEILHITQSIMEGEREGIPKIEEVTPKEKHIMEALHEIIHPHLSFSMDSFITFRLNGYQETIQQYVEIAIEEYKLEQEYQNFIQSLRDYVVTRQCQLPIVHLLHEGNYNLFNNEYLPLSYKELQQFIDRHFIYHHPMYIDSQLIAPLVSIAPKKLFIYTDQEDDNMLQTIQNIFQERVCVYNVNGFYEQKRMFNSYVK, encoded by the coding sequence GTGCAAATTTCATTCTCTACTGAGCAAGAGGCACAGTCTGTTTATAAATGGATCAAGAAAAGAAAAGAAGACAAACCTGATTCCGTAATGGATGTTTCCCTTACAAATGAAAGTATCATCTCTTGTCATTTTACGGACTCAGCTTTATTTGTTAGTCACATTTTAACGCCAGTTTTTATTCAATATTTCCATTATTTTAAAGACACGGGCATAATTTTAACGATCGTTGAGCAAAAATATCTTTTTTTAGATTTAGATGAGCAGCAGGAAATCTTACATATTACTCAATCAATTATGGAGGGAGAGAGAGAAGGAATTCCAAAAATAGAAGAAGTCACTCCTAAAGAGAAGCATATTATGGAAGCATTACATGAAATCATTCATCCTCACTTATCTTTTTCAATGGATTCATTCATTACTTTTCGGTTAAACGGTTATCAAGAAACGATTCAACAATATGTTGAAATTGCGATTGAAGAGTATAAACTGGAACAAGAATACCAAAACTTTATTCAAAGTTTAAGGGACTATGTTGTTACACGTCAATGTCAACTACCAATTGTACATCTTCTTCATGAAGGAAATTATAACCTCTTCAATAACGAATATTTGCCATTATCTTATAAAGAGCTTCAACAATTCATTGATCGGCATTTTATTTATCATCATCCAATGTACATAGATTCACAGTTAATAGCCCCTTTAGTTTCAATTGCTCCGAAAAAATTATTTATTTATACAGATCAAGAAGATGATAACATGCTTCAAACGATTCAAAATATTTTTCAAGAACGAGTATGTGTATATAATGTTAATGGGTTTTATGAGCAGAAACGAATGTTTAATTCTTATGTTAAATAA
- the dnaI gene encoding primosomal protein DnaI, with the protein MDSIQHSLKNIVGNNNLQSKLKEMKEQLLKNDQILLFLEKEQVPEQVIEKNLVKLYEFASQSQQCSECPSLDKCKNILQGHYPLLEREGNTINIKYVKCENQKLYEKEKKQKSLVESIYIPRENLKARLNNIDYEDNSRLKAVSYVHEFLENYEPTKPIKGLYLYGAFGVGKTFILGAIANELAEKSVASVLLYVPEFVRELKTSLQNDTFNRKIEAVKIAPVLMLDDIGAESMSSWVRDDILGAILQYRMLENLPTFFTSNFDLKELEHHLAYTQRGEEEKVKAARVMERIKYLSIPIELEGENRRNQ; encoded by the coding sequence TTGGATTCAATTCAGCATTCACTGAAAAATATTGTTGGGAATAACAATCTTCAATCGAAATTAAAAGAAATGAAAGAACAATTATTAAAAAATGATCAGATCCTTTTATTTTTAGAGAAGGAACAAGTTCCAGAACAAGTGATAGAGAAAAATTTAGTTAAGCTATATGAATTTGCTAGTCAAAGTCAACAATGTTCCGAATGCCCAAGCTTGGACAAGTGTAAAAATATTTTACAAGGTCATTATCCCTTACTTGAACGCGAAGGAAATACAATCAATATAAAATATGTGAAATGTGAGAACCAAAAGTTATACGAAAAAGAGAAAAAACAGAAATCATTGGTTGAAAGTATTTATATTCCTAGAGAAAACCTTAAGGCTCGCCTTAATAATATTGATTATGAGGATAATTCAAGATTAAAGGCTGTTTCATATGTTCATGAATTTCTAGAGAATTATGAACCAACTAAACCAATAAAGGGGTTATATCTTTATGGTGCTTTTGGTGTAGGAAAGACCTTTATTTTAGGAGCCATTGCAAATGAGTTAGCGGAAAAAAGTGTGGCATCAGTCCTTCTTTATGTTCCTGAATTTGTAAGGGAACTTAAAACATCTCTCCAAAACGATACATTTAATAGAAAAATTGAAGCCGTCAAAATAGCCCCTGTTTTAATGCTAGATGATATTGGTGCAGAATCTATGTCAAGTTGGGTTAGAGACGATATACTTGGCGCAATTTTACAGTATCGAATGCTTGAAAATTTACCAACGTTTTTCACTTCTAATTTTGATTTGAAAGAGCTAGAACATCACCTTGCCTATACCCAAAGAGGGGAAGAGGAAAAAGTGAAAGCTGCGAGAGTGATGGAAAGAATAAAATATTTATCAATTCCAATAGAGTTAGAAGGAGAGAATAGAAGAAATCAATAG
- a CDS encoding replication initiation and membrane attachment family protein, with amino-acid sequence MEQHWKELLPIDKYQVKSRGVLQELDRKVITALYQPLIGAISYSLYMTLWEELEHNRLWGKENNHYSLMTAMQLNLKLIYQERMKLEGIGLLKLYYYEQDPRLFIYELLPPLTPKQFFQDGMLNIYLFNRVGKNKYNQLKQFFLDEAVPNGGKEITKSFSEVFKSIHTSELKNSEFDHNDEIEGEFLEKEDGKQVIVAPETFNESLFLEGLSEHIVPKKALTANVMEAVYKLSYLYGIDAIEMKNVLLNALDHDDKVNIESLRKAARDWYSFSYGDQVPKLVDRKQPLQKKSPTNQLDDKEKQLVTQLESITPRQFLIDLANGAEPSSSDLEIIEEVMFQQNLLPGVVNVLIYYVMLKTNMKLSKAYIQKIASHWSRCKVETVSDAMTLAKNEHRKYQQWASSDQPKRSKDKRSSVIRKEKLPKWMQQTDDEKKSNTNNKTDEQFEREKQQLEKRIKQYMSNKKSTD; translated from the coding sequence ATGGAACAACATTGGAAAGAGTTACTTCCGATTGATAAATATCAAGTGAAATCTCGGGGAGTTCTTCAAGAATTAGATCGAAAGGTGATAACTGCCTTATACCAGCCTTTAATTGGAGCGATTAGTTATAGCCTATATATGACTTTATGGGAAGAGCTCGAACATAATCGTTTATGGGGCAAAGAAAACAACCATTACAGTCTGATGACAGCTATGCAGTTGAATTTAAAACTTATTTATCAAGAAAGAATGAAGTTAGAGGGAATAGGGCTATTAAAATTATATTATTATGAACAAGATCCTCGATTGTTTATTTATGAATTACTTCCTCCTTTAACTCCAAAACAGTTTTTCCAAGATGGTATGTTGAATATTTATTTGTTTAATCGAGTAGGAAAAAATAAGTATAATCAGCTAAAACAGTTTTTTCTTGATGAGGCCGTTCCAAATGGAGGGAAAGAGATAACGAAAAGTTTCAGTGAAGTGTTTAAATCCATTCATACATCGGAGCTGAAAAATTCAGAATTTGATCACAACGATGAAATTGAAGGAGAATTTCTTGAAAAAGAAGATGGAAAACAAGTCATTGTGGCACCAGAAACTTTTAATGAATCTTTATTTCTTGAAGGGTTATCAGAACATATTGTTCCTAAAAAGGCTTTGACGGCTAACGTGATGGAAGCCGTTTATAAACTTTCATACTTATATGGAATTGATGCGATTGAAATGAAAAATGTGCTTTTAAATGCACTTGATCATGACGATAAGGTGAATATTGAATCTTTAAGAAAAGCAGCAAGAGACTGGTATAGTTTTTCATATGGTGATCAAGTGCCAAAGTTAGTGGATCGAAAGCAACCTTTACAAAAGAAATCCCCTACAAATCAATTAGACGATAAAGAAAAACAATTAGTGACACAACTAGAATCCATTACCCCGAGACAATTCTTAATCGATTTGGCCAATGGAGCTGAACCATCTTCAAGTGATTTAGAAATCATAGAAGAAGTCATGTTTCAACAAAATTTATTGCCAGGGGTAGTCAACGTATTAATTTATTATGTCATGTTAAAAACAAATATGAAGCTTTCCAAGGCTTATATTCAAAAGATAGCTAGTCATTGGAGTAGGTGCAAAGTTGAGACCGTCTCAGATGCAATGACATTAGCAAAAAATGAGCATCGAAAATATCAACAGTGGGCAAGCTCAGATCAACCTAAACGCTCAAAGGATAAGCGTAGTTCTGTCATTCGTAAAGAAAAGCTTCCGAAATGGATGCAACAAACTGATGATGAAAAGAAAAGCAATACGAACAATAAAACAGATGAACAGTTTGAGCGGGAGAAACAACAATTGGAAAAACGGATAAAACAGTATATGAGTAATAAGAAGAGTACTGACTAG
- the nrdR gene encoding transcriptional regulator NrdR, with product MKCPSCYHNGTRVLDSRPVDDSKSIRRRRECESCRYRFTTFEKVEQMPLIVVKKEGTREEFSPEKMLRGLIKACEKRPVPLQKLEDIVKDIEKDLRNQGSSEVQSDYIGQMVMDRLAEVDEVAYVRFASVYRQFKDINVFIDELKELIKKT from the coding sequence ATGAAATGTCCTTCATGTTATCATAACGGGACACGTGTATTAGATTCTAGACCCGTTGATGATTCAAAATCGATTAGAAGAAGGCGAGAATGTGAAAGTTGTCGCTATCGTTTTACAACGTTTGAAAAAGTGGAGCAAATGCCGTTAATTGTTGTTAAAAAAGAAGGGACAAGGGAGGAATTTAGTCCTGAAAAAATGTTAAGAGGACTGATTAAAGCTTGTGAAAAAAGACCTGTCCCCTTACAAAAGTTAGAGGATATTGTTAAAGACATTGAAAAGGATTTACGGAACCAAGGGAGCTCTGAAGTTCAAAGTGATTATATTGGGCAAATGGTAATGGATCGCTTAGCAGAAGTTGACGAAGTAGCTTATGTTCGATTTGCATCTGTTTACCGTCAATTCAAAGATATTAATGTTTTTATTGATGAATTGAAGGAACTTATAAAAAAAACATAA
- the speD gene encoding adenosylmethionine decarboxylase: protein METIGRHVISELWGCDFNKLNDIEYIEKTFVNAALKSGAEVREVAFHKFAPQGVSGVVIISESHLTIHSFPEHGYASIDVYTCGDLDPNVAANYIAEALNANTNETIEIPRGMGTVQVNRTLNVL from the coding sequence ATGGAAACAATCGGACGTCACGTGATCTCAGAGTTATGGGGTTGCGATTTTAATAAGTTAAATGACATCGAATATATAGAAAAAACATTTGTTAATGCTGCACTAAAATCAGGTGCTGAAGTTAGAGAAGTCGCTTTTCATAAATTCGCTCCTCAAGGAGTGAGTGGAGTTGTCATCATTTCAGAGTCTCATTTGACTATACACAGTTTTCCAGAGCATGGCTATGCCAGTATTGATGTTTATACATGTGGAGATTTAGACCCAAATGTGGCAGCGAATTACATTGCTGAAGCCCTGAATGCAAATACGAATGAAACAATTGAAATTCCAAGAGGGATGGGAACAGTACAAGTGAATAGGACGTTAAATGTTCTTTAA
- a CDS encoding glyceraldehyde-3-phosphate dehydrogenase, producing MKAKIAINGFGRIGRMVFRKAIMDDSLEVVAINASYPAETLAHLIKYDTVHGKFSEEVYPFEDHLMVAGRKVILLNNRNPKDLPWGSLNIDIVIEATGKFNDREKAWAHIEAGAKKVVLTAPGKNEDITIVMGVNERQYKHKEHKIISNASCTTNCLAPVVKVLDEKFGIVNGLMTTVHAYTNDQKNIDNPHKDLRRARACGQSIIPTSTGAAKALGKVLPHLQGKLHGMALRVPTPNVSLVDLVVDVERGTTIDEVNDVFKNAASKDLLNILSFSNEPLVSIDYNTNPYSAVIDGLSTMVMEGKKVKVLAWYDNEWGYSNRVVDLVKYVAINMITLSAV from the coding sequence ATGAAAGCTAAAATAGCGATTAATGGTTTTGGGAGAATTGGAAGAATGGTCTTTAGAAAAGCAATTATGGACGATAGTTTAGAAGTAGTTGCTATTAATGCAAGTTACCCTGCTGAGACGCTTGCTCATTTAATCAAATATGACACCGTCCATGGGAAATTCTCCGAAGAGGTATATCCTTTTGAAGATCATCTTATGGTAGCCGGTCGAAAAGTTATTTTGTTAAATAATCGTAACCCGAAGGATTTACCCTGGGGAAGCCTTAATATAGATATTGTTATCGAAGCTACAGGAAAATTCAATGATCGAGAGAAAGCTTGGGCCCACATTGAAGCTGGTGCTAAAAAAGTGGTATTAACAGCACCTGGTAAAAATGAAGATATTACGATAGTGATGGGGGTGAATGAAAGGCAGTATAAGCATAAAGAACATAAAATAATTTCGAATGCATCTTGTACAACTAACTGTTTAGCACCTGTGGTAAAAGTGCTAGATGAAAAATTTGGAATAGTCAATGGATTAATGACAACTGTTCATGCCTATACGAACGATCAAAAGAATATTGATAATCCTCACAAAGATTTGCGGAGAGCTAGAGCTTGTGGTCAATCAATCATTCCCACATCGACAGGTGCAGCAAAAGCTTTAGGTAAAGTGTTGCCTCATTTACAGGGGAAGCTACATGGAATGGCACTAAGAGTACCAACACCTAATGTTTCATTAGTTGATCTTGTGGTTGATGTTGAAAGGGGAACAACGATTGATGAAGTAAATGATGTATTTAAAAATGCTGCTTCAAAGGACTTGTTAAATATATTATCTTTTTCAAACGAACCTTTAGTTTCAATTGATTATAATACCAATCCATATTCAGCAGTTATTGATGGGTTGTCGACAATGGTTATGGAAGGAAAGAAGGTAAAGGTTTTGGCATGGTATGATAATGAATGGGGCTATTCAAATCGAGTAGTGGACTTAGTAAAATATGTAGCGATCAACATGATTACGTTGTCTGCAGTATAA
- the ytaF gene encoding sporulation membrane protein YtaF: MVYFISLFFLALAVSLDSFTVGFTYGMRKIKIPLKSIAVITGCSAITMLVAMAFGELLLKFLPIQVTETLGGLILIAIGGWILYQFFSTVDMSDHDTIKKEKLLVDFEIKTLGIVIKILHKPMSADIDKSGSITGVEAVLLGFALSLDAFGAGIGAALLGYSPIAMALVVAVMSSLFVTIGMNIGLTFSNFKWMEKLTCIPGFLLIMIGLFRI; encoded by the coding sequence ATGGTCTATTTTATTTCTTTATTTTTCCTTGCCTTGGCAGTTAGTTTAGATAGTTTTACAGTAGGTTTTACCTATGGGATGAGGAAGATTAAAATTCCCCTAAAATCAATTGCCGTGATAACAGGATGCTCTGCGATAACCATGCTAGTTGCCATGGCGTTTGGAGAGCTTTTATTAAAATTTTTACCAATTCAAGTAACGGAAACCTTAGGTGGTTTGATTTTAATTGCAATAGGAGGATGGATTTTATATCAATTTTTTAGCACTGTAGATATGTCAGATCATGATACAATCAAAAAAGAAAAGCTATTAGTTGATTTTGAAATTAAAACATTAGGAATTGTGATTAAAATTTTGCATAAGCCAATGAGTGCCGATATTGATAAGTCTGGAAGTATTACCGGAGTTGAAGCTGTCTTATTAGGCTTTGCATTATCATTGGATGCATTCGGAGCTGGAATCGGAGCAGCCTTATTAGGTTATTCTCCTATCGCGATGGCGCTTGTGGTCGCTGTTATGAGTTCTCTTTTTGTGACTATAGGGATGAATATTGGGCTCACCTTTTCGAATTTTAAATGGATGGAAAAACTGACGTGCATTCCAGGTTTTCTTCTCATTATGATCGGGTTGTTTAGAATATAA
- the mutM gene encoding DNA-formamidopyrimidine glycosylase, with amino-acid sequence MPELPEVETVRRTLHNLIISKQIESVTIQWPKIIKHPDDALEFETLLKGQKIHQVDRRGKFLKIFLDDFVLVSHLRMEGRFGVYTHTEEIDKHTHVIFHFTDGKELRYRDVRKFGTMHLFPKGEEEKQLPLSQLGPEPFSKDFTFEDLKMKLSKTKRFIKVALLDQRFVVGLGNIYVDEALFLSGVHPERISNELGDEEIERLHHYIIQTLKKAVDKGGSTIRSYVNSQGEIGMFQNDLYVYGREEQPCKQCQTPIKKIKVGGRGTHFCEDCQK; translated from the coding sequence ATGCCCGAGCTACCTGAAGTGGAAACGGTTCGCAGAACCCTTCATAATTTAATAATAAGTAAGCAAATTGAATCGGTTACTATTCAGTGGCCCAAAATCATTAAACATCCTGATGATGCCCTTGAATTTGAAACGCTTTTGAAAGGACAAAAAATTCATCAAGTGGACCGTCGAGGAAAGTTTTTGAAAATCTTCCTTGATGACTTTGTTCTTGTATCCCATTTAAGAATGGAAGGAAGATTTGGTGTATACACACACACAGAAGAAATAGATAAACATACCCATGTTATTTTTCATTTTACAGATGGCAAGGAATTACGATATCGCGATGTGCGTAAATTTGGTACAATGCATCTATTTCCTAAAGGAGAAGAGGAAAAACAGCTCCCTTTATCTCAACTAGGTCCTGAACCCTTTTCTAAAGATTTCACATTTGAAGACCTAAAAATGAAATTGAGTAAAACGAAACGATTTATTAAAGTAGCTCTTTTAGATCAACGATTCGTTGTCGGACTAGGGAATATTTACGTAGATGAAGCATTATTCCTTTCAGGGGTTCATCCTGAAAGAATCTCTAATGAACTTGGAGATGAGGAGATTGAAAGGCTTCACCATTATATTATTCAAACGCTGAAAAAGGCGGTAGATAAGGGAGGAAGCACCATTCGTTCTTATGTAAATAGTCAAGGTGAAATAGGGATGTTTCAAAATGACCTGTATGTATATGGACGAGAGGAACAACCGTGTAAACAATGTCAGACACCTATAAAAAAAATCAAAGTTGGCGGGAGAGGTACACACTTTTGTGAAGACTGTCAAAAATAA
- a CDS encoding thermonuclease family protein, producing MVKIVFITFGILFITCCQSETLLSGKLHAVAHLEDSFYIILDRGVVKDGFAFHEDVKLIMVETSIEERERKEFAQKSLTYLFDMRHDKVNAHIISQDEAGYSGFVDINNQDIAILLLEKGYIKVDEDSKYISKYPEKFQQYMESQSMAKKKKVGLWQDE from the coding sequence ATGGTGAAAATAGTTTTTATTACTTTTGGAATACTATTCATCACTTGTTGTCAATCCGAAACACTTCTCTCTGGAAAATTACATGCAGTTGCTCATCTGGAAGATTCTTTCTATATTATCTTAGATAGAGGAGTCGTTAAGGATGGCTTTGCTTTTCATGAAGACGTTAAATTGATTATGGTTGAGACTTCAATTGAAGAACGTGAACGAAAAGAATTTGCTCAAAAATCTCTTACTTATCTGTTTGATATGAGGCATGATAAAGTAAACGCACATATCATCAGTCAAGATGAGGCTGGATATTCAGGATTTGTGGATATAAACAATCAGGATATAGCTATTCTTTTACTCGAAAAAGGCTACATTAAAGTGGATGAAGATTCTAAATACATCTCTAAATATCCGGAAAAATTCCAACAATATATGGAGAGTCAATCAATGGCTAAAAAAAAGAAGGTGGGGTTATGGCAGGATGAATAG